The Methanolobus sp. WCC4 genome includes the window AACCTGAGTATCCTGCTGGCAGATCATATCTAGGCTTCAGAAATCAATACTATGTCGATATATCTAATGAGTTCAATGTAAAGATGGATGCATTAAAATGCCATAAAAGTCAAATCGAAAGATATGGCGATGATTTTCTGAAGGCTGTTGAGGCAAGAGCTATTCACAGAGGATATGAGATTCGCACGAAGTATGCTGAATGCTTTGAAGTTCTCCGGATGATGGACGATATACAATAATTACTTAAAGGTTGCTGAACACAGTGCGCATAGTTTTAATCAATGTACTTTCATGGGGCTCGAGTATTACAAAGCATACAGTCTCATATGCTAATGAACTGGTCAAAAATAATGATGTTCTTCTAATTTTGAAAGATGAAGCCATTTGGAAAGATATTGGTGTAATATCTAAAAATGTTCAGTGTTCGTACATTAAAACCTTTAAGGCAACTGATTCACGAAATATATTTTCGATTTATCGTATGCTACAAGAAATAAAAGACTTTAATCCGGATATAATTGATTTAAGGGCTGGCAATCCTTGGATGATTATCCTGTTTCCTTTGTTAAGAAAATATCCTATAATATCTACATTTGTAACTTCTAATCCAAGGGCTGGTGAAAAAGAACTAATCCACTATAGGCTGTACTCTTACATTACAAAAAAATACTCCGACCATTTGATAGTATTTGATTCATTTTCAAAAGATGACATTTCTAGTAATTATTCAGTGTCTCCTTCAAAAATAAGTATTATTCCTATTGGTGATTATACTGGTGTGTTTACATCTATGAAGACAAATATAATGTCGAATTTGGACGAGAATGAACACAAATTCATTTTGTTCTTAGGAAGAATTGTTGCTTACAAGGGTTTGGAATTTCTTATTAAAGCTGAACCTGCTATCACAAAAGAAGTGCCAGATGCTAAGATTATAATTGCAGGTCCATGTGATGATTTTTCATATTACGAAAATTTAATGATAAACAAGGACTCTTTCATAGTCTATAACTCTTGGATTGAGGGTGAAAAGATTCATGATTTGTTCTCAAAATCAAATGTCGTGGTGTTACCTTATATAGAGTATTCAAAAAGTGATAATATTCAGTTAGCTTATGCTTTTAAAAAACCAATCGTTGCAACGCAATTAGGTAGTGTCTCAGAATATATCCTAGATGGTAGAACTGGTTATTTAGTACCTCCAATGGATATTGAAGCGCTAAGTGATGCAATAATAAAAATACTAAATAATCCTGATTTAGCAAAGGATATGGGTGAAAACGGGTTTGAGATATTAAAGCGCGGTTTTATTTCCTGGCCAAACATTATATCGCAGACTACAGATATTTACTCAAACCTTTCAAATAAAGATAATGATCCATCGGAATACATAGTATGAATTTACGGCCTACAAAAATGAATTGCCATTTTATTCTACATTTTCTACTATAGTATTCTTATTCAAGTTTTGAGTATGTTCTTCAACCTTTTTATTGATTTTTGCTGGTACTCCTGACACAATTGTCATTGCTGGGACATCTTTTGTCACAACTGCTCCAGCTCCTATAATTGCTTTCTCACCAATATCAACACCAGGAAGAATTATAGCTCCAGCACCTATCCAAGCATCATTTCCAATAGTAATATCTTCAGTTTTAATTAAATTACCTTTTACGTAATCATTTGATTTAAGAAGTGAGTTATTTGGTGATGAGCAAGATATCAAGATGACACCCGGGGATATAGCAACTCTATCTCCGATTTTAACTTTTATTTGAGTTGAAAATCTATCATCGACAATAATAACATTTTGATTTACAAAAGTATCGTCCCCAATTTCAATTCCTGTTAATTTAAAAAACTTTATTCTTATTTCAGGATCCGGATGATTTGAAGCTAGCCATTTTTTGTAAGTGTACGGTAAAAATCTGCCAACAGACATTAATATTTTATTAGGATAATCTTGAACAATCCATCTAAATAACTTTCTTGACATTTGATTAAACGAGTATCTTAAGATTTAAGCTAATTTCGGTAAGGGTAGATTTTCGGCTCTGTGAAATCCTCATTTTGACAACAAGTATAACCTTGACATACCTGTCAAGGTTATGCACTAATAGTTTGAATTTTACTTCTTTTAGTTGATTCCAATACCTTTCTGCTCTTATTTCTTCACCATATTTTCCTTTTCAGGAAAGAGAACATCGTTTCAACCAGATTTCTGTTATGATACAATTCTTTGTAGAATTCCCATGTCATTTTCCTGCGGTATAATCCTTTGACCCTCTTCCTCTTTTTGTCTCAAAGGAATCATAGCTATGGATTCAAGTTGTTCTCTTGTTAGTGAATGTATATACTCAAAATTGTATCCTTTATCCATCACATAGTACTTTGATCTACAAGTTTTATGGCATTGCTTCAGTAATGTTTTGGCGTGCTTGATGTCTTTTACAGCTTTACCTGATATCTTGAAATCAGTAACAATGAACTTTGCTGTGTCAATGGAAATACTTGCTTTAAAGAAAGATTTTCGTTTTTTCCTGTCCCCCATGAATAATAGCTACAATGGCCATTAGTAAACCCACTTGAACCAATAGCATTAATCTCTATCCGTTCTCCATGAGAATAAAGCAGTTTTAGTGTTTGGTGCAATAATCCACTAAAATTGATCGAGTTCAATTTTGCAATGAATTTATGAAAGTAGTAAAATGTGGTACTCGTTTTAGTCAAATTTTTGCTTTCACTTTGTCCATTACTTCTACAATTTCAACTATATCTCGATAATCCTCATTAAGGTATTCTTTCAATAAAACAAGTTTCAATAGCTGGTGTCGAGTATATTTCCGTTTAGAACATTTGCAACTATATATCTGGATGCATGAATTTCCTGATACAGCTTGCGCTGTATCAACAAACTTTAAGTACTTATTAGACAAAACACAATCATCTTCTCTGTGTTGTCGGTGGTAGATTAAGCTAAGGGATTAATCTTTTTTAAATTGTTATTTCAAAATAAAATTGGAAGTAGGTTTTCTACAGAGTCAGATTTTCTGCATCTCATAAATTAAAATAATTCATAATAACTATTTTTGAACTATGCATAGTTGTGTTTGTGAGTGGTATAATTGAATTGGATTTGAGCAATTCCACTTTTGTACTTCGCTATATTCTATTGCATAATCATTTAAACGATAGCGGTTTGAATTAAATCCATTGAACTTCACTATAATTTCATTATTAGTTATCGATGATATATGATTTAGCTGTTTGTCTACTGATTTTGTCTCTGAATATTGGTATTCTGAGTACACTGCTGAAATTATAAGCACATTAATTAGCAATACAAGTATGATGGAGTAATTTATAATTTTGTATTTAATACTATTATTATTGTTTTTCTCCAATGAAATGAATAGTGGAAAAATAGGAAATAGCCATAATTGTGGTGCAAATCTTGCCCACCAAGATTCTGGAAAAATAAGAACAGATATTATTACTAATAATATTAATGTTGAAATTATCATTGAATTATTTTGTTTTTTTGTGATATCATATTTTTTCCCATTCAATATAAGCAAAATATTTAATACTGATAAAATAATTGCTCCGCTAAAAAAGGGTCCAAATCCTTCGATTCTTGCATCAGGTTTTCTAAATGACTTCAAATCGTCTTTGGTGAATGTAAAAGGAATTTTATATTCACTAATGCCTGATCCAGTGCTTGAATGTGAAAACAATGAGCTAAATAGTTTTTCAAATTGACTCATATTTTGGAGATTTGTCGGTGTGTTTCCAGTCATGAAGTCATAATCGTCCATAATACTTGTTCCAATAAGAGGATAGAAAGGGTTGCCACCTGTAAGGGTGTTTGTAACATATGGGTTGAATCCGACAACTATTGTTCCTATTAAAAAGCTAGCTATTAAACATTTTGAAATTTTACTTAAATCACTTTTTTTATAGACATAAAACCAACACAAAAATCCAAATATAAATATTGCTAAATACAAAAGACCGGATAACTTTGCGTTGAGTATTATTATGATTAAGGCGCTTAACGTTACACTTCGTAATTTTGTAATTTTATCAGAAATTAATATGAATATAAAGAATAAACAGGTGATAGTAGATGCTAAATATCCATCCACGTAAAAGCTAAGGGATTGGTAAATGCTTACAGGGTTCAATGAAATTATGAAAGCAAGGATTAGTCCAATCTTTATAGTAATAAAATCATACATTAGCAGAATCGTTGCAAAACTGATATAAAAAGAAGTAATTATTAAAAAGAGATTTATTGCCTTTCCGTCTTCTATATTTCCCGTTGCTCTAGAAATAGCTGCAGAATTTATCTCTAATCCTTTGGAATAATGGTTTGTAAAAATAAAACCTGAATTTTCATTTGAAATAACATTGTAAACCGGATTATAGTCCTCTAATAATTGGATTATAGTTTCCTGATGATATGTTTGGCCATCCCAAGACAAATCAAAAAACGATCCCCCAATAATGATACATAAAAATAATGATATACAAAATATGGTTGCTAGACTTAAAGAAATATAGTCCGTTTTTCTGCTTTTTCCAAAAACTTGGCGAGATGCGGAAAAGCACCATATGCATGCAATGATCAAAGCTAATATTAGAATTTTGTTCGAAAACTGTAATTTTAACAAAAAAACAAATGATGATAGTAGTAATATTGCTGAAGTAAATACTATGTTTGTCGAACCTAAAATTAAACAATAGTTTCCAACTTCATGTCGTATCATCATGTCTTTTATGTAAAAAAAGGATGGCATAATTTCTACTTTCTTTCCAACTTTAAAATATTTAACATTTATGCACTATTTAGTACTTTTAACTTCTTAAAAATCAGGCTGCGGAGGTTTTTGAAAAGATTGTCTACACTATTGTCAATCACAGATGAATCATCTCTTTTAGAGTTAAGTGCCTACTGATAAAATTCAGCGGGTAGCATAGATGAATACCGTTAATGTCTATTTGCATATGTATAAATCTTGTGAACCTGTGGTTTATGTGGATAAAGAGTATTTAGCCATTTTTTGTATAGTTTATCTTCAGTATTTTGCTTTTTTAGAGTTTCAAGGTTTCAGGTTTTTCATATCACTGACATGGTATGGATATTTATGAACACATTACTCTTATCTGTGTTCATAACATTGGTCTTGTTATATAGGCTGATGTCCGGTCTTATAGGTGATATAAAATGTTCTCAAAAAAAAACGTACTTTTTTTCATAACAATTTTTTCTTTTATAATTCTAATAATTGAACCTGCGATAGCTCAAGAACAAGCAATAATTTCATACGATCAGTCCTCAAAAACAATCTCAATTGAATCTGGAACAGCGACATTGCAAGACATTGCTGATAATATTAATGCTGTTGGTGTAATAGAACAAACTGATAATATTTATACTGTATCTGCAACTATTTATGTTGCTACGAATGCAGGGTTGGTACTTAATAATGATATATTAAAAATGAATTGTTCGTTTGATGGAGAGTATGCCATAATCAATAATGGTGATTTAGATATAGTTTCTTCACATATTACAACAATAAATCCTAATTTTAATAGTTATATTGATTCATTTAATGCACGATATATTCCAAGGGGTTGGTCTTTTACCTTACTTGATAGTAGTATCTCGAACATGGGCAGTAATTCCCGAGGTATTCCAGCTATTATGCTTGGACACATGGCCTCAGCAGTAGGCAATATTCCTAAATCTCCTGTTATTATTAAAAATTCAACTATGGAATATTGTGAATATGGATTACTAGAATTTAACGCGTTTGGAATCCTTCCGGATGATTATTATATTGTTGAAAACAACAATTTTTTACAAATATCCAGTTCCAAAGTTGGTAATGCCGGACTTATTACATTACCAGGTGGTTCACAATTCAAAAATAATTCTATAAGTTATGTTTCGACCAAGTCTTATCTTATCTGGACTATTGGACAGGCAGACGTATTGATTCAAAATAATGAATTATATTATTCAAATGCTTTGTGCCTTATAGGTAGCAAACATTCTAATAATGTTACTATCCAAGATAATTACATGTACGGCAACTCAGGTAGTGCTATAATCATCTACAAAGGGTGGGTCGACAATTATGAATTCGGTGATATTGTAATTAATAATACCATTAAAAAACACTATGGTGATTATGCTTTTAGGGTGCAATATTATTCAAGTGGTCGCAATATTATAAAAGACAACACCATTCAAAATGTAACTGGAAATGCCTTCTTTTTCTTAGCTACTAACAATACACTTTTTGAAGGGAATACTATTCAAAGCTGCACGGGCACAGGAATTGACTTTTGGTCTACTAGTTATAGGGACG containing:
- a CDS encoding glycosyltransferase family 4 protein, producing MKDEAIWKDIGVISKNVQCSYIKTFKATDSRNIFSIYRMLQEIKDFNPDIIDLRAGNPWMIILFPLLRKYPIISTFVTSNPRAGEKELIHYRLYSYITKKYSDHLIVFDSFSKDDISSNYSVSPSKISIIPIGDYTGVFTSMKTNIMSNLDENEHKFILFLGRIVAYKGLEFLIKAEPAITKEVPDAKIIIAGPCDDFSYYENLMINKDSFIVYNSWIEGEKIHDLFSKSNVVVLPYIEYSKSDNIQLAYAFKKPIVATQLGSVSEYILDGRTGYLVPPMDIEALSDAIIKILNNPDLAKDMGENGFEILKRGFISWPNIISQTTDIYSNLSNKDNDPSEYIV
- a CDS encoding acyltransferase, with protein sequence MSRKLFRWIVQDYPNKILMSVGRFLPYTYKKWLASNHPDPEIRIKFFKLTGIEIGDDTFVNQNVIIVDDRFSTQIKVKIGDRVAISPGVILISCSSPNNSLLKSNDYVKGNLIKTEDITIGNDAWIGAGAIILPGVDIGEKAIIGAGAVVTKDVPAMTIVSGVPAKINKKVEEHTQNLNKNTIVENVE